In the Candidatus Cloacimonas acidaminovorans str. Evry genome, one interval contains:
- a CDS encoding MvaI/BcnI restriction endonuclease family protein, whose product MVVVTKDDLIKKLRDIRNLGWIENLRVGNAGSIGNMLEDLLGIKENNLAIANAGEWELKTKRKNSSSLTTLLHNEPSPRKAGIVANLLLPFYGWQHQEAGHKYPNSELSFRQTICCKRFSDRGFTVELDRENEKIIIRFDASKIDPKHNDWLKKVDQRIGLGNLNPEPYWGFRDLSAHIGSKLTNCFFILVDVKKENGKEYLQYNDIKMLSNFSMNKFIDTFEDNLIYIDFDARTGHNHGTKFRIRETNLPLLYDNVTQI is encoded by the coding sequence ATGGTGGTGGTTACAAAAGACGATTTGATCAAAAAGTTAAGAGACATTAGAAATTTGGGTTGGATTGAAAATCTGAGAGTTGGAAATGCCGGCTCAATAGGTAATATGTTGGAAGATTTATTGGGAATAAAAGAAAATAACTTGGCTATTGCCAATGCCGGGGAATGGGAACTTAAAACTAAAAGAAAGAATTCTTCTTCTTTAACCACATTGCTTCATAATGAACCTTCACCAAGGAAAGCAGGTATTGTAGCTAACTTATTATTACCCTTTTATGGGTGGCAACATCAAGAAGCAGGACATAAATATCCAAATTCGGAATTAAGTTTCAGGCAGACAATCTGTTGTAAAAGGTTTAGTGATAGAGGATTCACTGTGGAACTGGATAGAGAAAATGAAAAGATTATTATTAGATTTGATGCTTCTAAAATTGACCCGAAACATAATGACTGGCTTAAAAAGGTTGACCAAAGAATAGGTCTTGGTAACCTGAATCCGGAACCTTATTGGGGCTTTAGAGATTTATCTGCGCATATTGGTTCTAAACTAACCAATTGCTTTTTTATTTTGGTAGATGTAAAGAAAGAGAATGGAAAGGAGTATCTTCAATATAATGATATAAAAATGTTGAGTAATTTTTCTATGAACAAGTTTATAGACACTTTTGAAGATAACCTCATTTATATTGATTTTGATGCAAGAACAGGGCATAATCACGGTACTAAATTTAGAATCAGGGAAACTAATCTACCCTTGCTGTATGATAATGTTACTCAGATATAG
- a CDS encoding XRE family transcriptional regulator — translation MDTNDIGSRLGMLIKAMKLKQYQFTEKFGISANSLDRYKNNERFPDPQFLARLIDAGVNVNWLLRGEGSMFILAPWELGDDVRTTKKVQIVDGKPVLVNDFDTTYVRTSIFPIVAEISAGSPMEVPEDMEPAESVEVPTRYIPFGTDNYVAFRINGQSMEPQILHGDIVLIKKQITWDGLDGKICAVRYETGITLKRIQYDEARRGVALQPLNKDYRIEFIDADQSQWLTMIGPLALQLRLY, via the coding sequence ATGGACACTAACGATATCGGCAGCAGGCTGGGAATGCTGATTAAAGCAATGAAATTGAAGCAGTACCAGTTTACCGAAAAGTTTGGCATCTCTGCCAATTCTCTGGACCGCTACAAGAACAATGAGCGGTTTCCCGACCCTCAATTCTTGGCCAGATTGATCGATGCCGGAGTGAATGTGAACTGGCTGTTAAGAGGCGAAGGCAGTATGTTCATCCTGGCTCCCTGGGAGCTTGGAGATGACGTCAGGACTACCAAGAAAGTCCAGATTGTGGATGGTAAACCGGTCTTAGTGAATGATTTTGATACCACTTACGTGCGTACCTCAATCTTCCCGATCGTAGCGGAAATATCCGCTGGATCACCCATGGAAGTTCCCGAGGATATGGAGCCGGCGGAATCAGTCGAAGTCCCCACTCGCTATATTCCCTTCGGTACGGATAACTACGTGGCCTTCCGAATCAATGGACAAAGCATGGAGCCGCAGATCCTGCACGGGGATATTGTCCTCATCAAAAAGCAGATCACCTGGGATGGTTTGGACGGGAAAATCTGTGCTGTCAGATACGAGACAGGCATTACTCTGAAAAGGATACAGTATGATGAGGCCCGCAGGGGAGTTGCCCTCCAACCTCTCAATAAAGACTACCGGATCGAGTTTATAGACGCTGATCAGAGTCAGTGGTTAACGATGATCGGCCCCCTAGCACTTCAGTTACGGCTCTATTAA
- a CDS encoding helix-turn-helix domain-containing protein, with protein MSKNKIRSVWLTVERAAELMNCSPRTVWRYIKRNRIEVHKHLVEQDGYKVRKTFLLTEPSLYIKEMADCQARNLVPAGFIEITLKVDGKDLHSALIYKYSEEDKHEHL; from the coding sequence ATGAGCAAGAACAAGATCAGGTCAGTCTGGCTGACCGTGGAGCGGGCAGCGGAGCTGATGAACTGCTCCCCCCGCACCGTATGGCGCTATATCAAGCGCAACCGAATCGAAGTGCACAAGCATCTGGTCGAGCAGGATGGCTACAAGGTTAGGAAAACCTTCCTGCTGACCGAGCCTTCCTTATATATCAAGGAGATGGCAGACTGCCAAGCCAGAAACCTGGTGCCTGCCGGCTTTATTGAGATCACTCTCAAGGTGGATGGCAAAGACCTGCACAGCGCTTTGATCTACAAATACAGCGAGGAGGACAAGCATGAGCATCTATGA
- a CDS encoding Mu transposase C-terminal domain-containing protein: MSIYDEIDPLTYAELYQSIYPDWKGKQDLLNQIGKDQEIKPKPTPKPVPIVTEDEITIPDERIAREGELGDPSDPEEEYIDFTPQERVPVKYDHEAKLMGYFCTTVLERLQHSESKGREWELLTKEYNNGSLAPELYALKGKRTERALRLWLERYEQSKQDMYALLHGNRYQKRQRKITELEGKVLLAILLHPNRISIGSALKFLKAKAESGLIDSPSSVPTLRRWVEEWRDDNLAMWEQARQGSKFVAEHIIKTIHRDSRLLSVGEVWVADGHTLAFDILNPKTGKAQRMTMIMVFDWASRYPVGATLAFTEDSQHIQAAFRNGFLNWGALPQYVYLDNGKAFKSKLFHEQWEGHDLAKELGGIFPKLGIRAQFAESYNAKAKIIERFFRTFQEQFERFISSFRGANIADKPATLMRNEKWIKKLYTCEPPTTEEAMQMIGYYIRYVYGITPHRGLDNRKPWEVFNSAPKPQDRLVNPSQLNFMMLSVERKAIRNEGIVLNKLKYWHPDLVFHMGKPVIIRYDLADARWVLVYDEADVFICQASLRQAQHPFIQADLQNSKSHKEYRQEYTQIKKLQRLTEQRTQSFVRSNQESVDKLLKSYMNEIPADNNPIFLQAPMIEAPAPGPEEEIARLEQIVIEQEKAIAASQPEQTHNDQNQAVAEGSTEFDPFDNEEFKKMLKTIGIK; the protein is encoded by the coding sequence ATGAGCATCTATGATGAAATCGATCCCCTGACCTACGCGGAGCTCTATCAGAGCATCTATCCTGATTGGAAGGGTAAGCAGGATTTGCTCAACCAGATTGGGAAAGACCAGGAGATCAAACCTAAGCCGACTCCCAAGCCAGTTCCGATTGTCACAGAGGATGAGATCACCATACCTGATGAAAGGATAGCTAGGGAAGGAGAGTTAGGCGATCCCAGCGATCCTGAGGAGGAGTACATCGACTTTACTCCTCAAGAGCGGGTGCCAGTCAAATACGATCACGAAGCCAAACTGATGGGCTACTTCTGCACCACGGTGCTGGAACGGCTCCAGCATAGCGAGTCCAAAGGCCGGGAGTGGGAACTGCTCACTAAGGAATACAATAACGGTAGCCTGGCTCCGGAACTCTATGCTTTGAAAGGAAAGCGCACCGAACGGGCCTTACGCCTCTGGCTGGAACGCTATGAACAGAGCAAGCAGGATATGTATGCTCTCCTGCATGGCAACCGCTATCAGAAACGGCAACGCAAGATCACCGAACTGGAAGGCAAGGTGCTGTTGGCGATCCTACTGCATCCCAACCGGATCAGCATCGGCAGCGCTCTCAAGTTCCTGAAAGCCAAAGCCGAGTCCGGACTGATCGACTCACCTAGTTCGGTACCAACGCTTAGACGCTGGGTCGAAGAGTGGCGGGATGACAATCTGGCAATGTGGGAGCAGGCAAGGCAGGGCAGCAAGTTCGTAGCTGAGCACATCATCAAGACTATCCACCGGGATAGCAGACTATTGAGCGTGGGCGAAGTCTGGGTAGCCGATGGGCACACTCTGGCCTTCGATATCCTCAATCCCAAGACCGGAAAAGCGCAACGCATGACCATGATCATGGTCTTCGACTGGGCATCCCGATACCCGGTGGGTGCCACGCTTGCCTTCACTGAGGACAGCCAGCACATCCAGGCTGCCTTCCGCAATGGCTTCCTCAACTGGGGAGCTCTGCCTCAGTATGTCTATCTCGATAACGGCAAGGCCTTCAAGAGCAAGCTGTTCCACGAACAGTGGGAAGGGCATGACCTGGCTAAGGAACTAGGTGGCATCTTTCCCAAGTTGGGAATCAGAGCTCAGTTCGCCGAAAGCTACAATGCCAAGGCCAAGATCATCGAGCGGTTCTTCCGGACCTTCCAGGAGCAGTTTGAACGCTTCATCAGCAGCTTCCGGGGAGCCAATATAGCCGATAAACCTGCCACTCTGATGCGTAACGAGAAGTGGATCAAGAAGCTCTATACCTGCGAGCCGCCCACCACTGAAGAAGCGATGCAGATGATCGGCTACTATATCAGATATGTATATGGCATCACCCCTCACCGGGGATTGGATAACCGTAAACCTTGGGAGGTGTTCAACTCGGCTCCCAAGCCGCAGGACAGGCTGGTCAATCCCTCTCAGCTCAACTTCATGATGCTGAGCGTAGAACGTAAAGCCATCCGCAACGAGGGCATTGTGCTGAACAAACTGAAGTATTGGCATCCCGACCTGGTCTTTCACATGGGTAAGCCGGTAATAATCAGATACGATCTGGCGGATGCGAGATGGGTGCTGGTCTATGACGAGGCGGATGTCTTTATCTGCCAGGCCTCCCTGCGCCAGGCTCAGCATCCGTTCATCCAGGCCGATCTGCAGAACAGCAAATCGCATAAGGAATACCGCCAGGAATATACCCAGATCAAGAAGCTGCAGCGGCTGACTGAACAGCGGACCCAGAGCTTCGTGCGCAGCAATCAGGAATCGGTGGATAAGCTGCTCAAGAGCTATATGAACGAGATTCCAGCTGATAACAATCCTATCTTCCTGCAAGCACCTATGATCGAGGCTCCCGCCCCGGGTCCGGAAGAGGAGATCGCCAGGCTGGAACAGATAGTAATCGAACAGGAAAAAGCAATAGCCGCCAGCCAACCTGAACAGACCCACAACGATCAAAATCAAGCTGTTGCCGAAGGATCAACCGAGTTCGATCCCTTCGACAATGAGGAGTTCAAGAAAATGCTCAAGACGATCGGAATCAAATAA
- a CDS encoding ATP-binding protein, translating into MKQGKLVPIHNVQKADECIDFLLKRPRLEMVGLGMLYGRPGLGKTTYASRAAYARGYVYIRLEATTTPKTFAKELLQNLYRSLGMGDYLPVGTTNNIYKQCIQLLLDNEDTVIIIDEIDYAFRYPQLLGSVRDLVDETFAVVILVGMQNAMDRLNQINAYYFDRCNYFYEFEAVSKDDIRMLGTELMNIPCPESLVNYIHFNAAGNLRKAIKIMHMLEVRSKINPIPAMNHI; encoded by the coding sequence ATGAAGCAAGGTAAACTTGTCCCGATCCACAATGTCCAGAAAGCCGATGAGTGCATCGACTTCCTGCTTAAGCGTCCCCGCCTGGAGATGGTGGGACTGGGCATGCTGTACGGCAGACCCGGCCTCGGCAAGACCACCTATGCCAGCCGTGCTGCCTATGCTCGTGGCTACGTGTATATCAGACTGGAAGCCACGACCACTCCCAAAACCTTCGCCAAGGAACTGCTCCAGAATCTATACAGAAGCCTGGGTATGGGTGATTATCTCCCCGTGGGTACTACCAACAACATCTACAAGCAATGTATCCAACTGCTCCTCGATAATGAGGATACCGTCATCATCATTGATGAGATCGACTACGCCTTCCGCTATCCTCAGTTACTCGGATCGGTCAGAGATCTGGTGGATGAGACCTTCGCAGTGGTGATCCTGGTGGGCATGCAGAACGCCATGGATAGGCTTAACCAGATCAATGCTTACTACTTTGACCGCTGTAACTACTTCTACGAGTTCGAAGCGGTAAGCAAGGATGATATTAGAATGTTGGGCACCGAACTGATGAATATTCCCTGCCCGGAGTCCCTGGTCAATTACATCCACTTCAACGCAGCTGGGAATCTGAGGAAAGCCATCAAGATCATGCACATGCTTGAAGTCAGAAGTAAAATCAATCCTATCCCAGCCATGAACCATATTTAG
- a CDS encoding DUF3164 family protein, giving the protein MDTPKTPKAKKPIPTRVDANGQSIPVSIIRPEILKQDSIVTKTINRAIKLHDRIVADKNQFFEDVELYLQQVAEKNGLDWKGNAVLNSFDGKYRVEIRFKERIQFGIELQLAKQKIDECIKAWSADSNVNLRAIISEAFQVDKKGEIAKYRILRLRRYNIKDQTWKEAMELIDQAIQVVATKQYINFYERDESGQFRQIVLNFPSL; this is encoded by the coding sequence ATGGACACACCCAAAACCCCCAAGGCTAAGAAGCCCATTCCCACCAGAGTTGACGCTAACGGACAGAGCATTCCGGTCTCGATCATCAGGCCGGAAATCCTCAAGCAGGACTCTATCGTAACCAAGACCATCAACCGGGCGATCAAGCTGCATGACCGCATAGTAGCAGACAAGAACCAGTTCTTTGAAGATGTGGAACTCTATCTCCAGCAGGTAGCCGAGAAGAACGGACTCGATTGGAAGGGCAATGCCGTCCTCAACAGCTTTGACGGCAAATATAGAGTTGAGATCAGATTCAAGGAACGCATCCAGTTCGGCATCGAACTCCAACTTGCCAAGCAGAAGATCGATGAGTGCATCAAAGCCTGGTCAGCCGACTCCAACGTCAACCTCCGAGCCATCATCAGCGAGGCATTTCAGGTCGATAAGAAAGGCGAAATTGCCAAATATCGTATCCTGCGCCTGCGCCGCTACAACATCAAAGATCAAACCTGGAAGGAAGCTATGGAGCTGATCGACCAGGCCATCCAGGTAGTTGCTACCAAGCAGTACATCAACTTCTATGAACGCGACGAATCAGGCCAGTTCCGCCAGATCGTCCTTAACTTCCCATCTCTGTAA
- a CDS encoding helix-turn-helix domain-containing protein — protein MAYMNTKTTEVVETMSIFNDERNYRTDEIADILRVDRSSVYRWIRDIENPLPAFRTKENGQLRCKGKDLNAYLDKYKVRPEYE, from the coding sequence ATGGCATATATGAATACCAAAACTACAGAGGTTGTAGAGACAATGAGTATCTTCAATGATGAACGCAACTACCGCACGGATGAGATAGCCGATATCCTCCGGGTTGACCGCTCCAGCGTATATCGCTGGATACGGGACATAGAGAACCCTCTGCCTGCTTTCCGTACTAAAGAGAATGGTCAACTGCGCTGCAAGGGCAAAGACCTTAACGCCTACTTAGATAAATACAAGGTACGCCCTGAGTATGAGTAA
- a CDS encoding phage minor head protein, which translates to MNYYDQLMLEYYRVLNNAWKTEIRDAARLAIQMLSDMPRAEKLNQSSIDKLMSIINTRLGDDFAALVNEPTKAIIDRCVRLGLKDTQVQAPTKTSIGLWGIEDQHLSSTIRKQQLFWIGNHFEADVRQNFADTLSKAIEQGYTKEMLTDTLKDQFNDLANRSSHYWQGLAEHTALRIREFGRLQGYKKAKAKYYKLVVILDDRTSDICRALAAQDKIYPLNDALEVMDNLMALDTKSNSLDDAREYIKALAPWIKDDQIEYDSEMNPVGVSGAHTPFPPFHWKCRTTTVVY; encoded by the coding sequence ATGAACTACTATGATCAGCTCATGCTTGAATACTACCGGGTCCTCAATAATGCCTGGAAGACCGAGATCAGGGATGCCGCACGCTTAGCTATCCAGATGCTGAGTGACATGCCGAGAGCAGAGAAACTCAACCAGAGCTCAATAGATAAGCTTATGAGCATCATCAATACCCGGTTGGGAGATGACTTCGCAGCCCTGGTCAATGAGCCCACCAAAGCAATAATAGACCGCTGTGTGCGGCTCGGACTTAAGGACACACAAGTGCAAGCTCCAACCAAGACCAGCATCGGACTCTGGGGTATTGAAGACCAACACTTATCTTCCACCATTCGGAAGCAGCAATTGTTCTGGATCGGGAATCACTTTGAAGCTGACGTCAGACAGAACTTTGCAGACACACTCTCCAAGGCAATCGAGCAAGGTTATACCAAGGAGATGCTTACTGATACTCTCAAAGACCAGTTCAATGACCTCGCCAACAGATCATCCCACTACTGGCAGGGATTGGCAGAGCATACTGCTCTCAGAATAAGAGAGTTCGGAAGGCTTCAGGGCTACAAGAAAGCTAAAGCCAAATACTACAAGCTCGTAGTTATCCTGGATGACCGCACCAGTGACATCTGCCGGGCTTTGGCTGCCCAGGATAAGATCTACCCTCTAAACGATGCCTTGGAAGTAATGGACAACCTGATGGCTCTGGACACCAAGTCCAACAGCCTGGATGATGCTCGGGAATACATTAAAGCCCTCGCACCCTGGATCAAGGACGATCAGATCGAATATGACTCAGAGATGAATCCTGTAGGAGTATCAGGGGCGCATACTCCGTTTCCGCCGTTTCATTGGAAGTGTAGGACAACAACTGTTGTATATTGA
- a CDS encoding UvrD-helicase domain-containing protein, whose protein sequence is MRLPTSEEIRILIPDASRKFLPQGASFDDESMEFICNLDTKDIIACPGSGKTTALITKLYILSRFMPFTDNQGICVLTHTNVAMDEIKLKMGVEASILFAYPNFFGTIQEFTDKFLAIPEFLNIFGMRPVRFDDEYVDKLTDSKISRAARSWLSKHYPGLIKDLRLDDNYDLRLGINGSAAEFPLKDKNKDTYKSLLNAKYEVFSNGYLKYDEAYWLADRYLNRNPNLCYVFSRRFCFAFIDEMQDTTALQMNILDKIFIPPTVFQRIGDPNQAIYNFARADLDWNVAPNPIRIPNSKRLSCSIASAIRNVCIRPENLNGDLCKECVPPTVILFRDPISVIPKFSELIQLHRDKWHTIDNPIYKAVGWVGRREDENSDKLWIGSYFPDYQKPKKTNKTAFDSLKNYLINYHSEDNNQSNQIFNSILSGLLRTLEILKIKRTSLSGKLVPYSKDTLLRELADKHPAFYHRFLEKAAKWTKAIYSHGCNPQCEHYSCLYAMCVWLEIINFIEDEWATIMQFNTDSLSDFIDSELDGINSQCHNLSNSYAVSDITIKIGTVHSVKGETHTATLYLESYFNGSFESKRLIDYFVGTHNDPKNDAYRTTLKVCYVGLSRPTHFLCVAFQNDNVSEANLTALKQNGWIIERV, encoded by the coding sequence ATGAGACTTCCAACATCTGAAGAAATTAGAATACTTATCCCTGACGCCTCAAGAAAGTTCCTGCCCCAAGGAGCTAGTTTTGATGATGAAAGTATGGAATTTATCTGTAACCTTGATACAAAGGACATTATCGCATGCCCTGGTAGCGGAAAGACAACTGCACTTATTACAAAGCTATACATACTATCTCGGTTCATGCCTTTCACAGATAATCAAGGAATATGTGTTCTTACTCACACGAATGTTGCTATGGATGAAATCAAGTTGAAGATGGGCGTTGAAGCATCAATTCTGTTCGCATACCCCAATTTCTTTGGAACAATACAGGAGTTTACAGATAAATTCTTAGCCATCCCAGAATTCTTAAATATATTTGGGATGCGACCAGTTCGTTTCGATGATGAGTATGTTGATAAATTGACGGATAGTAAGATATCTAGGGCAGCGCGTTCTTGGTTATCTAAGCATTATCCAGGATTGATAAAAGATCTTCGGCTAGATGATAATTATGACCTACGATTAGGTATCAATGGGAGTGCTGCTGAATTCCCATTAAAGGATAAAAATAAGGATACATACAAGAGTTTGTTAAATGCAAAATATGAAGTTTTTTCTAATGGATATCTTAAATATGACGAAGCATATTGGCTAGCTGATAGGTATCTTAACAGAAATCCTAATCTTTGCTATGTCTTTTCGAGGCGATTTTGTTTTGCTTTTATTGATGAAATGCAGGACACTACTGCGCTTCAGATGAACATATTAGATAAAATATTCATTCCACCTACCGTTTTTCAGCGGATAGGAGACCCAAATCAGGCTATTTATAACTTTGCACGAGCAGACTTAGATTGGAATGTTGCCCCTAATCCAATACGAATACCAAACTCAAAACGGTTGTCTTGTTCTATTGCCTCAGCAATTAGAAATGTATGTATACGCCCTGAGAATTTGAATGGAGATCTCTGTAAAGAATGCGTTCCACCCACTGTTATTCTGTTTAGAGACCCCATATCTGTTATACCAAAATTCTCTGAATTAATACAGCTGCATAGAGATAAGTGGCATACCATTGATAACCCAATATATAAAGCAGTCGGTTGGGTCGGCAGAAGAGAAGATGAAAATAGTGACAAGCTTTGGATAGGTAGTTATTTCCCTGATTATCAGAAACCTAAGAAAACCAACAAAACAGCATTTGATTCATTAAAGAACTACTTAATAAACTACCACAGCGAAGATAACAATCAATCTAATCAAATATTTAATAGCATTTTAAGTGGCTTATTACGGACTCTTGAGATTCTAAAAATCAAGAGGACTTCTCTGAGTGGTAAGCTAGTGCCGTACTCAAAAGATACTCTACTCAGAGAGTTAGCAGACAAACATCCTGCTTTTTATCATAGATTTCTTGAAAAGGCAGCAAAATGGACAAAAGCAATATACTCACATGGATGTAATCCACAATGTGAACATTATTCGTGTTTGTATGCAATGTGTGTGTGGTTGGAGATTATAAATTTTATCGAAGACGAATGGGCTACAATTATGCAGTTTAACACAGATTCTTTAAGCGATTTTATTGATTCTGAATTAGATGGCATTAATTCGCAATGTCATAACTTATCAAATTCATATGCTGTCTCAGACATTACCATTAAGATTGGAACTGTTCATTCAGTCAAGGGTGAGACACATACCGCTACGCTTTATCTCGAGTCCTATTTCAATGGATCATTTGAATCCAAACGACTGATTGATTACTTTGTTGGCACCCACAATGATCCCAAAAACGATGCATACAGGACTACTCTTAAGGTTTGTTATGTTGGTCTAAGCAGACCGACTCACTTTCTTTGTGTAGCATTTCAAAATGATAATGTTAGCGAAGCAAATCTAACAGCTCTAAAGCAAAATGGATGGATAATTGAAAGAGTATAG
- a CDS encoding ATP-dependent nuclease, translated as MYLLKLKITNFRKYGDPGLEVIFNQGLNVLIGENESGKSTIIDAVRYILNTQSYEYIRVQETDFHCNQAGNRAEELKIECEFTGFTDQEAGNFLEWLGFDENNNFVLRVWLSAIIKTDRIIVNTRAGMDDTGTVFESGARDLLRVTYLKPLRDAEIEMSSGRRSRFAQLLKSHPAFQKKPNESHTLEEIVEEADKKIQQYFGQQTGLTIGTKPIEPEGKIIIDEIEQALNSYTSEDIKNKPFVSLSGVELWAILQRLSLQIDKNLPSLGMMNLLYIAAEFLLLKRDGYTGLKLVLLEELEAHLHPHYQLNVLQYLIDNYNSIGQTILTTHSVILGSSIPLENMIVCKGNRVYPMGHDYTMLDQIDYLFLERFLDATKANLFFAKGIIIVEGDAENLLVPAIADVIGFPLNKYGISLVKVGSKAWKRYANIFQRTDGSGLGMRVAIIADGDVPCREHLTKYPPKVYTLEDNNVRYIGTDLVGFTQQMKKHSQSALITKDGKHPLTEDWIDDYLQFVSSSQEKPDRIGTDIRITYNDWTLEYSLAKSCLKSLLHESMIEVLKMPGISFDPPDLTDSPYEFMRPFLSNLSKALTAQVLAKKIMDKKPDLKGTIEQDPELTYIIDAIKWACNK; from the coding sequence ATGTACCTATTAAAATTGAAGATTACAAACTTTAGGAAATATGGTGACCCGGGACTTGAAGTAATTTTTAACCAAGGATTGAATGTTTTGATCGGTGAAAATGAGTCTGGGAAGTCCACAATAATTGACGCTGTGCGATACATATTAAATACTCAAAGTTATGAGTATATAAGAGTTCAGGAGACTGATTTCCACTGTAATCAAGCTGGAAATCGTGCTGAAGAATTGAAAATAGAGTGTGAATTCACTGGGTTCACAGATCAAGAGGCTGGGAACTTTTTAGAATGGCTCGGATTTGACGAAAATAATAACTTTGTGTTAAGAGTATGGTTATCTGCAATAATCAAAACAGATCGTATCATAGTTAATACTCGAGCTGGGATGGATGATACTGGGACTGTATTTGAGAGTGGTGCTAGAGATCTATTAAGGGTAACTTATCTTAAGCCACTTCGTGATGCGGAAATAGAAATGTCCTCTGGGCGTCGATCCCGCTTTGCACAGTTATTGAAAAGTCATCCTGCATTCCAGAAGAAGCCAAATGAATCACATACCCTTGAAGAGATAGTAGAAGAAGCTGACAAAAAAATCCAGCAGTATTTTGGCCAACAAACTGGCTTAACAATTGGTACCAAACCCATCGAACCAGAAGGGAAAATAATAATAGATGAGATTGAACAAGCGCTAAATAGCTATACTTCCGAAGATATTAAAAACAAACCATTTGTATCTCTATCTGGCGTTGAGTTATGGGCAATACTACAAAGGCTATCCCTTCAAATAGATAAGAACTTACCAAGTTTGGGTATGATGAATCTGCTGTATATAGCTGCAGAATTTCTATTATTGAAAAGAGATGGCTACACGGGTTTAAAACTTGTTTTACTTGAAGAACTGGAAGCTCATCTTCATCCACATTATCAGTTGAACGTTCTACAATATCTTATAGATAACTATAATAGTATTGGTCAGACCATCCTGACTACACATAGTGTCATATTAGGTTCAAGCATACCACTAGAGAATATGATTGTTTGTAAGGGCAATCGTGTTTACCCTATGGGGCATGATTATACAATGCTTGATCAGATTGATTATTTATTCCTTGAGAGGTTTCTTGACGCTACTAAAGCGAATCTATTTTTTGCGAAAGGTATAATTATTGTTGAGGGTGACGCGGAAAATTTGCTTGTACCAGCCATTGCTGATGTTATTGGATTTCCCCTTAACAAATATGGCATATCACTTGTTAAAGTAGGAAGTAAAGCTTGGAAACGGTATGCGAACATCTTTCAAAGGACTGATGGCTCAGGGTTGGGAATGAGAGTGGCTATCATCGCTGATGGTGATGTACCATGTAGGGAGCATTTAACCAAATATCCTCCCAAAGTATATACACTTGAAGATAACAATGTTAGGTACATTGGAACTGATCTCGTTGGATTCACGCAACAGATGAAAAAACACTCCCAATCGGCATTAATAACGAAGGACGGCAAACATCCACTCACTGAAGATTGGATCGATGATTATTTACAGTTCGTCTCAAGTTCACAGGAAAAGCCTGATCGTATAGGTACAGATATTAGAATTACTTACAACGATTGGACACTGGAATATAGCCTTGCAAAAAGCTGTCTAAAAAGCCTCTTACATGAGTCCATGATTGAAGTGCTGAAAATGCCAGGAATTAGTTTTGATCCTCCAGATTTAACCGACTCTCCATACGAGTTCATGAGACCATTTCTCTCCAATTTGTCAAAAGCACTCACGGCACAGGTTCTGGCTAAGAAAATCATGGATAAAAAACCAGATTTAAAAGGGACGATTGAACAAGATCCTGAACTAACTTACATAATAGATGCCATCAAATGGGCCTGTAATAAGTAA